The sequence below is a genomic window from Candidatus Methylomirabilota bacterium.
GGGGAGCCATCCAAGTCCCGGGGCCGCGCGCTGCCGAGGCCCACCGCGAGCCGCCTCAGCCGCCCTCCACCCGCATCCGGGGATCCAGCACGTCGCGCAGCCCGTCGCCGAGCAGGTTCAGCCCGAGGACCGTCACGGAGATCGCCGCCCCGGGCAGCAGACAAATCCAGGGGGCCTCCCGCAGATAA
It includes:
- a CDS encoding ABC transporter permease, coding for YLREAPWICLLPGAAISVTVLGLNLLGDGLRDVLDPRMRVEGG